In the Coregonus clupeaformis isolate EN_2021a unplaced genomic scaffold, ASM2061545v1 scaf0024, whole genome shotgun sequence genome, AACAGACGGAATGCTTTCAGGATCTCCTCCTTAGAATCCTTCTCAGTCTGGGTGGGTAGACAGTAACAGTTACAActcaatgtaatgtaatgtaatacaattcaCTGTAATACAATACACTGTAACACAATACAGCATGGTGATACAATATCACTAAAACACCCCGTAATACAACATAATACACTGTATATTTGCGAACTAAAATGTACAACTCCCATCACATTTTTTTGGTTGCTAAATTGCAATGTTATGTTACAAGCACTGATAGTGTTTGTTCTTGACAGTACATTATTTATTCACTATGTTGTTTTTCTTACCATCTTCTGAGTCATGACGGTGAGGAAATCAGAGAAGGAGATCTTTCCTGTTCCGTCCTTATCCACCTCTGTTATCATCCTCTTAATCTCCTCTTTCTTAGGCTCAAACCCCAGCGCCCTCATAGCAacctagagagagatagatagatagatagatagatagatagatagatagatagatagatagatagatagatagatagatagatagatagatagatagatagatagatagatagatagatagatagatagatagatagatagatagatagatagatagatagatagatagatggttggttaaaatcaggtgtgttagtgttgaGTTGGAACAAAAGCTTGCACACCCCGTAGCTCCCCAGGACTACCTTTGTTGACCAACACTGTATTAATaagcattatgggtactgtagtacatcatGTTACACAAACACTGTCCCTGtgcataacccctaaccctgaaccTCTGCCCCCTGACCTTTAGCTCCTTGACGTCAATGTGTCCGGAGGCGTCGGTGTCAAAAAGTTCAAAGGCCTCTCTGATCTCCTGTTTCAGCTCCTCAGTGACCTCCGACTTTGGGCTGGACTtcttcctggggggagggaccGGACCCAGGGACGGCCTCTTTACAATGGTCGCCTATCGATGGCAACAAGGAAGCACATTAAGGGTTGATGGGCGCATCTCAATGGTGATAAGTAGATTCCTTGTCTAATCTCCTTCAGTCCAGCtattttagactattgagatgcagccaggGAAAGCCTTAGAAGGGTGTGATTTCAATTGATCTTTATAGACAAGTCATCTTGTATCTGCATAGGGCCATTTCAATGTAAAGTCAGATAGCTTCGGGGAAACATGGCATAAATAGGGAGACAAtttatgtaatttaaaaaaacatgacCAGTCCTAAAGAAGGAATGCAACAGAAGGAATGCTTTCAGGATTTGGGAAAATATGCATCATTGCTTTTTTCATATTCCATTATTAGCTCTATCAGATAATATGcactttttatttaactaggcaagtcagttaagaatacattcttatttacaatgacggcctacaccggccacacccggacgacgctgagccaattgtgcgccgccctatgggactcccaatcacggccggttgtgatacagcctggaatcgaaccagggggtctgtagtgacgcctcaagcactgagatgcagtgccttagaccgctgcgccactcgggagcttccATTTGAGTAATAAGCAAGCCTAGTATTCCTCTCGCACAGCCAGTTAGGGTTAATACAGGTTGTGGTAGCCTCAGTGTATGGAGTCCTTTTGTAACTTGTAGCAGAAGCACAAGGAGCATCAAAACAGAACTGCAAAACCGTTCATTGCGCTCCGGCATGGGCATACTCACCATTTCAGATTATCACTTTTGCGAAGACAGCAACAAGAGAACCGTAGATTTACTGAAgagtgttctgtctaatgtgtTGAcgtcgcccctctctctcctcctatcatCCAGGCAGAGATGAGATCATAGACAGAAAAACGGACCGTTTATTATAGACATGCAGTTATTATCAGCCGAGCATATTACAATGTTAAAATAGGGTTAATATAATGTTTGAGTAATAAAATAAGATTTCCAGTCAATGAGCGCAGTATTCAGTCAGTGCTATAATCATTTTGATCAGTGCCTGTGAATGCGCACTTCATTTAGCTCAATCTACACTCCGGGTGTGCAAAATAGAACATTCAGAATTGAAACAATTCGTACGAACGTGCCGAGCAAGCTAAATCGAGTACACCTAGTCGGGCGAGAAGATTATTGGTTGTTGACGACATGTGGTATAAAACGCTATACGACAATTGGCTTCATTGATCGTTGAATCTCTGATCCAGAATCTGTTCTCCGTGCGCCAACTCATCTCAAACCGAGGTGTGTGAAATATAAAAACAGATACAGGATCAGGTTTAGGTGCGTTCATACTCTACCCACTGTGGGTGTGGTCTCACTGTGGCTATGTCCCGGTTGGTCAGAGCAGTGGCGTTCTTTGACGTAGGCTCCACTCCATTGGCTCTTCGAGCATGCCACCTTTACACCCAAACTCCAGTCCACCCAACGAGAGCGCCTCTCGCGCTCAGCTGATACAGGGTTTATTATTTGTGCGCGGGTCAATACATACAGTTGCAGAACAGATGAAACTGGTAAACGATAAGCATGTTCACTTATTTGATAGCATATTACAGTGTCTTTATATTGTAAACTTGTCTCGAAATAGACTAAAGGTGTTTACTTGTAGTCTTCATCATGCTTCAATTGTCCATGTGACATGATCTTGTCAAAATGTTTTCGAACGAGGGAACATTTAACCAAATACTGTATTTTCTCTGCCAGTTTGTCTCCCGACACCGACAACTCACCTGCAGTTTGCCATGGCCACGCGCATACGACCGGTGAGTGCGCGGCAGTTTGTAGAAAATATCAAATTCTGAGCTATATGCCACATGTTCAGTGGTGTATTTGTTCTTCTCATATGTCTTGTGGTTGTCGGtgtttcattgtttcattgtaTCATAGTGTTTATTTTTTTGTCTCTTTACTGAATGttgtccctctatccctctacagAGCAGTAAGCGGTGTGCAGTGATAGGAGGCTCTGGGTTCCTGGGTAGACACCTGGTAGAGAAGCTATTGGATAAGGGCTACACTGTGTCCGTGTTTGACATCAGACAGAGCTACGAACTACCTGGCGTTACCTTCCACCAGGGAGACCTCTGTGACAAAcaggtgagtctgtctgtctgtctatgaagAGTCTGTGCACTGAGCCGTTTGGGGCCTGCTATATGACCTTGTTATGGTCTATGGCCTTTGAACTGTGGCTCGTGTGTACACATTAGGCCTGTGTGTGTCTTCGTGTTTGCTTTTGTGTGCGTTCTATGTGTGTCTGCATCTGaacatcattgtgtgtgtgtgtgtccctatcCCAGGCTCTCCTAACAGCCCTCCAAGATGTCTCCCTGGTGTTCCACTGTGCCTCTCCAGCCCCAGCCAGTGATGACAAGGCTTTGTTCCAGAGAGTCAACATCCAAGGGACACAGACTGTCCTACAGGCCTGCACTGAGGCTGGAGTACAGGTAGGGGGCAGTATAGAGTTGTTATTGGACAGACAGGTGTGTCATACAAGATATTACAATAAAGACTGACTCAATTCAATGAAAGAAATGCTCTGTTAAAATACTTGGACATTCTCCCTTCTTTGATGTAATTACTGATCTAGTAAATAGATAGTCGGTATAGGGGACTAACAGTTAAGGTGATATAATTACTGATcgtcagttctgtctgtctactgtaGAAAGTGGTACTGACCAGCAGTGCCAGTGTGGTGTTTGAAGGAACAGACATCAAGGATGGGAGAGAAGACCTTCCCTATGCCAAGAAGCCCATCGACTACTACACAGAGACCAAGATAGAACAGGAGAAGGTGAGGACACTACTACACAGAGACCAAGATAGAACAGGAGAAGGTGAGGACACTACTACACAGAGACCAAGATAGAACAGGAGAAGGTGAGGACACTACTACACAGAGACCAAGATAGAACAGGAGAAGGTGAGGACACTACTACACAGAGACCAAGATAGAACAGGAGAAGGTGAGGACACCACTACACAGAGACCAAGATAGAACAGGAGAAGGTGAGGACACTACTACACAGAGACCAAGATAGAACAGGAGAAGGTGAGGACACCACTACACAGAGACCAAGATAGAACAGGAGAAGGTGAGGACACCACTACACAGAGACCAAGATAGAACAGGAGAAGGTGAGGACACCACTACACAGAGACCAATATAGAACAGGAGAAGCTTGTTTATTTTGTAGAATAGCCTTATCATAGTTATGTTAATGGTACCAGAGCATTGCTAGGGGAGAGAACTTGCCTACACATGAAGACATTGATGCTGGCTACATACCTACATGTTACATACATTCTACAAACTCCACATCTGCTCCACATGAAATAATTAATGTTATCCTTTTTCTCCAtcttgtctctctgtggtgtctcagCTGGTTCTGAAGGCCTGTGACAAAGAGAAGGGTCTCCTGACGGTGGCCATCCGACCTCACGGTATCTTCGGCCCCCGGGACCCCCAGCTGGTGCCTATCCTGGTCGACACGGCACGCAGGGGCAAGATGAAGTTCATCATCGGGTCAGTCAGTCATACACAGAACTGGAATGAAACATCGACTCTTCCCTAGACATAGTGGGATCGACCAAAGTTAAAGTTTTATGGATATGGGGCTGTCCTAGTTGatattgtctctctgtctacctctttctgttctctctctctctctctctctctctctctctctctctctctctctctctctctctctgtctctctcgctgtctctgtagTGATGGTTCTAACCTGGTGGATTTCACCTTTGTGGACAATGTGGTTCATGGACACATCCTGGCAGCTGAGAGTCTGAGGCCAGAGTCTCCTATCTGTGGCAAGGTAGGAACCCTCCATATGGTGTAGCTCATACGGTAGACCTGCCTGCTCTGTACGactgtatgatgatgatgatgaccaaTGGGGTCAACTGTTCCGTGTTCGAAGAAAGAGATGCCTTTCGAACTCACACAATGTTTGTTGGGTTCAAACTAACCTCGTCCCATGCTCAATTActaccggtgcccccgcacattgactctgtaccggtaccccctgtatatagcctcgctattgttattttatgctaatagtccgggtagccatgattagctgttcaggagtcttatggcttaggggtagaagctgttaagaagccttttggacctagaattggcgctccggtaccgcttgccgtgcggtagcagagagaacagtctaggaagcttggccccagtgatgtactgggccgtacgcactaccctctgtagtgccttggggtcggaggccgagcagttgccgtaccaggcagagatgcaatcagtcaggatgctctcgatggttcagctgtataactttttgaggatctgaggacccatgccaaatcttttcagtctccttagggggaataggctttgtcttgccctcttcacgactgtcttggtgtgtttggaccatgatagtttgttggtgatgtggacaccaaggaacttgaagctctcaacctgttccactacagcccgtcgatgacaatgggggcgtgctcagtcctctttttttttcctgtagtccacaatcatctcctttgtcttgatcacgttgagggagagattgttgtcctggcaccacacggccaggtctatgacctcctccctataggctgtctcatcgttttcggtgatcaggcctaccactgttgtgtcgtcggcaaactaaatgatggttttggagtagtgcctggccatgcagtcatgggtgaacagagagtacaggaggggactgagcacgcacccctgaggggcccccgtgttgaggagcgtggcagatgtgttgttacctacccttaccacctggcggCCCACCTggcggcccgtcaagaagtccaggatccagatgcAGAGGGAGTTGTATAGTcgcagggtccttagcttagtgatgagctttgagggcactatggtgttgaacgctgagctgtagtcaatgaatagcattctcacataggtattcctcttgtcaaggtgggaaagggcagtgtggcgtgcaatagagattgcatcatctgtggatctgttgggcggtatgcaaattaagtgggtctaggatttctgggataatggtgttgatgtgagccatgaccagcctttcaaagcacttcatggctatagatgtgagtgctacgggtcggtagtcatttaggcaggttaccttagagttatttggcacagggactatggtggtctgcttgaaacatgttggtattacagactcagtcagggacatgttgaaaatgtcagtgaagacacttgccagttggtcagcacatgctcggagtacacgtcctggtaatccgtctggccctgcggccttgtgaatgttgacctgtttaaaggtcttactcacatcggctacggagagtgtgatcacatagtcatccggaacagctgatgctgtcatgcatgcctcagtgttgcttgcctcgaagcgagcatagaagtggtttagctcgtctggtaggcttgtgtcactgggcagctcgcggctgtgcttccctttgtagtctttaatagttttcaagccctgccacatccgacgagcgtcagagccggcgtagtacgattcaatcttagtcctgtattgactctttgcctgtttgatggcatagcaggatttcttataagtgtccgggttagagtcccgctccttgaaagcggcagctctaccctttagctcagtgcggatgttgcctgtaatccatggcttctggttgggtatgtacgtacggtcactgtggggactaaGGCATCAATGCACTTATAGATGAAGCcattgactgatgtggtgtactcctcaatgctatctgaagaatcccggaacatgttccagtctgtgctagcaaaacagtcctgtagcttagcatctgcgtcatctgaccacttccttattaactgagtcactggtgcttcctgctttagtttttgcttataagcaggaatcaggaggatatagttatggtcagatttgccaaatggagggcgagggagagctttgtacgtctctgtgtgtggagtaaaggtggtctagagttttttttcctctggttgcacatttcacatgctggtagaaattaggtagaacggatttaagtttccctgcattaaagtccccggccactaggagcgctgcctctggatgagcgttttcccgTTTACTTAtgaccttatacagctcattgagtgtaatcagcatcggtttgtggtggtaaatagacagctacgaaaaatatagatgaaaactctcttggtaaatagtgtggtctacagcttatcataaggtactctatctcaggcgagcaaaacctcaagacttccttagtatttgattttatgcaccagctgttgtttacaaatatacacagaccgccaccccttgtcttaccggagtcagccgttgtatcctgccgatgtagtgtatatcccgccagctgtatgttatccatgtcgtcgttcagccacgactcggtgaaacataagatattacagtttttaatgtcccgttggtaggataaccgtaatcttaggtcatccaatttatttcaaatgattgaagattggctaataggattgatggaagaggcagtttactcgctcgccgtcagatccttacaaggcaccccgacctacgtccacgatatctccgtctctttctcatgcgaatgacggggatttgggccgaatgacggggatttgggcctcttttaataaaaaatatttgtccaatacgaggtgagtaatcgctgtcctgatatccagaagctatttttggtagcagaaacattatgtacagaataaattacaaataacgcgaaaaaacacacataattgtacaattggtt is a window encoding:
- the LOC121531302 gene encoding caltractin-like is translated as MATIVKRPSLGPVPPPRKKSSPKSEVTEELKQEIREAFELFDTDASGHIDVKELKVAMRALGFEPKKEEIKRMITEVDKDGTGKISFSDFLTVMTQKMTEKDSKEEILKAFRLFDDDETGKISFRNLKRVAKELGENLTDEELQEMIEEADRDGDGEVNQGEFLRIMKKTSLY
- the LOC121531291 gene encoding sterol-4-alpha-carboxylate 3-dehydrogenase, decarboxylating — protein: MATRIRPSSKRCAVIGGSGFLGRHLVEKLLDKGYTVSVFDIRQSYELPGVTFHQGDLCDKQALLTALQDVSLVFHCASPAPASDDKALFQRVNIQGTQTVLQACTEAGVQKVVLTSSASVVFEGTDIKDGREDLPYAKKPIDYYTETKIEQEKLVLKACDKEKGLLTVAIRPHGIFGPRDPQLVPILVDTARRGKMKFIIGDGSNLVDFTFVDNVVHGHILAAESLRPESPICGKAYHITNDEPVRFWDFMADILVGLGYAAPRYHLPYTLVYGLALLLWLLSLLLRPLVAFKPTFTPMRVALAGTHHFYSCSRAKQDMGYKPVVSLKDGIRRTVESYPHLRHGA